A genomic stretch from Chitinivibrionales bacterium includes:
- a CDS encoding PorV/PorQ family protein: MKKRYCCIAVVLFAGLLSAEDNIHHRSGTTAFPFLNLGYDSRAIAMGGASVAMPNNIYGFLSNPASLGFIEKHQVMGGYEPVMIGVRGNAFAYAMPVGNMGVIGVNMLLTLYGSIQEVDANKHITGNEWKPYSVAGQVAWSKTVLNDLSVGVIAKGIYDRLGSTDGEYYAADGYAFDLGFQYRLLNSRLILGSAIQNLGFVRDGYSEETDGLLLPFAAVIGISYNLKNLPRLRLALDAAQPYDDYLNIHTGAEIDVYKESFFIRGGFRFSSRDIEEKIREFVGKSEEEYLKTNWSAVNLGIGVNAPISSVDVAVDAAFQVRTHGLSPGFSLSSILSF; the protein is encoded by the coding sequence ATGAAGAAGCGTTACTGTTGTATTGCCGTTGTTTTATTCGCAGGATTGTTATCTGCAGAAGATAATATCCACCACCGTTCGGGAACAACAGCCTTTCCCTTTCTTAACCTTGGTTATGATTCGCGGGCAATAGCCATGGGAGGCGCATCGGTTGCAATGCCCAACAATATCTATGGTTTTTTGTCCAATCCCGCATCATTGGGTTTTATCGAAAAACACCAGGTCATGGGGGGCTATGAACCCGTGATGATCGGCGTGCGGGGCAATGCATTCGCCTATGCCATGCCTGTCGGCAACATGGGGGTTATCGGTGTGAATATGCTCCTCACCCTCTATGGATCGATCCAAGAGGTTGATGCAAACAAGCATATAACCGGCAATGAATGGAAACCTTACTCGGTTGCCGGCCAGGTAGCCTGGTCGAAAACGGTTCTTAACGATCTTTCAGTTGGCGTAATAGCCAAGGGTATCTACGACCGCCTGGGCAGTACGGATGGTGAGTACTATGCTGCCGACGGCTATGCATTTGACCTCGGTTTCCAATACCGTCTTTTAAATTCCCGCCTGATCCTGGGTTCGGCGATACAGAATCTCGGGTTTGTCAGGGATGGATACTCGGAGGAGACCGACGGCCTCCTTCTTCCCTTTGCTGCAGTTATCGGTATTTCCTATAACCTCAAAAACCTCCCCCGACTCCGCCTAGCCCTTGATGCAGCCCAACCGTACGATGATTACCTGAATATCCACACCGGCGCCGAAATTGATGTGTATAAAGAATCTTTCTTTATCCGGGGTGGGTTTCGTTTTTCTTCACGGGATATTGAAGAAAAAATTCGGGAGTTTGTCGGCAAGTCTGAAGAAGAATATCTGAAAACCAACTGGTCGGCAGTAAATCTCGGCATTGGAGTCAATGCGCCGATAAGCTCTGTGGATGTAGCGGTTGATGCAGCATTTCAGGTGCGAACTCATGGGTTAAGCCCCGGATTCTCTCTTTCCAGCATTCTCAGCTTTTAA
- a CDS encoding tetratricopeptide repeat protein has protein sequence MSRRIILFLIFSFLLTTFNSCSYRHKFPVVRPVRKHTHKDLARFRAESYFVKARDYDRRGLTMLAERFYEMAYELDPQSAILKDILIRKYIESSKFTKALLLLKGDRKLSRLSEKEKRILTRIYIGLGQFHRAIETLDALTVKTDKELYSLALMYENIPGGTPKAIKHYSRFLKNNPDAMATGLKIGALYLKEENYAAAESLYIELDKRFEKKPDILNGLGLVNILKGDTALAIDFFKTALIVDSTYENAARNLGQIHIGKGKYPDAIRYYEKLYNGSPIGSIYGKTLSLLYYYNEQYAESERIIRKLLEIGINDHELHFYFGLVAAAQDKNDLARMEYEKAIALQPQYDEAWRQMCYLTIKEKEWNQALSVARRFTKALPEFSASWRMLGYVYNMREEYEEAVPVLEKAISLDSSDSHGYFELGSSLERMGKIDAAAEMFKKVLQLKPQDPAASNYLGYMWAENDMKLDSAEKLLETALEKEPENGAYLDSYAWMFYKKGHYDKALKYITKALEYIDDDPVIYEHLADIHAKRNEYRKALESYRECLELNPEEVEKIQKKIEELEKKLSTNNAQR, from the coding sequence TTGTCTCGACGCATCATACTCTTTTTAATATTTTCTTTTTTACTTACAACATTCAATTCGTGTTCGTATCGTCATAAATTCCCTGTAGTCCGGCCGGTCCGCAAACATACCCATAAGGACCTGGCCCGTTTCAGAGCCGAATCCTACTTTGTTAAAGCTCGGGATTATGACCGCAGAGGTCTGACCATGTTGGCCGAACGTTTCTACGAAATGGCCTACGAACTCGATCCTCAATCGGCTATACTCAAAGACATTCTCATTAGGAAATATATCGAGTCGTCAAAATTCACCAAAGCGCTGCTGTTGCTGAAGGGCGATCGAAAATTGAGCCGTCTCTCCGAAAAAGAAAAACGCATTCTTACGCGAATCTATATCGGCCTTGGGCAATTTCATCGTGCAATAGAAACGCTCGATGCCCTTACCGTCAAAACCGACAAAGAGCTCTATTCTCTGGCCCTCATGTACGAAAACATTCCCGGCGGAACACCCAAGGCAATTAAGCATTATTCCCGTTTTTTAAAGAATAATCCCGATGCCATGGCTACCGGTCTGAAGATTGGCGCCCTCTATTTAAAAGAAGAAAATTACGCTGCAGCCGAAAGCCTGTATATTGAGCTTGATAAGCGGTTTGAAAAAAAGCCCGATATTCTCAACGGCCTTGGCCTTGTCAATATACTCAAAGGTGATACAGCCCTGGCAATCGACTTTTTCAAGACCGCACTTATTGTTGATTCCACCTACGAGAATGCTGCCAGAAATCTCGGGCAGATTCATATCGGCAAAGGCAAGTATCCTGATGCAATCAGATACTACGAAAAGCTCTATAACGGCTCTCCGATCGGGTCGATATACGGAAAAACCCTGTCGCTCCTCTATTATTATAACGAACAGTATGCCGAATCCGAAAGAATCATACGCAAGCTGCTCGAAATCGGCATCAATGATCACGAACTGCATTTCTATTTCGGTCTTGTTGCTGCCGCTCAGGATAAAAACGATCTTGCCCGAATGGAATATGAAAAAGCCATTGCCCTTCAGCCTCAATACGATGAAGCCTGGCGTCAAATGTGCTACCTGACCATAAAAGAGAAGGAATGGAACCAGGCACTTTCGGTGGCCCGGCGCTTTACAAAAGCTCTTCCCGAATTCAGCGCTTCCTGGAGAATGCTCGGGTATGTATACAATATGCGCGAAGAATATGAAGAAGCCGTTCCGGTTTTAGAAAAAGCAATCAGTTTGGACAGTAGCGACAGTCATGGTTATTTTGAATTGGGCAGTTCTCTGGAAAGAATGGGTAAAATTGATGCCGCAGCCGAAATGTTTAAAAAAGTATTACAGCTCAAGCCTCAGGACCCGGCAGCATCCAACTATCTTGGCTATATGTGGGCCGAAAATGATATGAAACTCGATTCGGCCGAAAAATTATTGGAAACAGCCCTTGAAAAGGAACCTGAAAATGGCGCCTACCTCGATTCTTATGCATGGATGTTTTATAAAAAAGGCCACTATGATAAAGCTCTCAAATATATCACCAAGGCACTTGAGTATATCGATGATGACCCGGTGATTTACGAACATCTGGCCGATATCCACGCTAAAAGGAATGAGTATCGCAAAGCACTCGAATCGTATAGGGAGTGTCTGGAGCTTAATCCTGAGGAAGTAGAAAAAATTCAGAAGAAAATCGAAGAACTGGAAAAAAAACTCTCCACAAATAATGCTCAGCGATAA
- a CDS encoding methionyl-tRNA formyltransferase, whose product MKIIFLGSADFGIPALEKLRDSGHDIAGIVTTPPRPKGRGLSLMKSPVERYAEEHGISPVFTPEDLKGDELAENLSRLQAELFIVVAFRILPKKIFSIPPLGTINIHASLLPRYRGAAPIQRAIQAGETETGVTVFRIDVGIDTGNILMQKGTPIDATETTPQLYKRLQHLGASALIESVEQLEKGTVHYRKQDPAKVSPAPKLKKEEGRIDWNRPAHEIFNMIRAFKPFPGVYTSFNNKKINIEWALPSSTTTAFPPGIICAISQDGFAVQCKESSLNILELKPEGKKRMSAHAFLQGRTLTTGQKFQ is encoded by the coding sequence ATGAAAATTATTTTTCTTGGTTCTGCCGATTTCGGAATTCCCGCGTTGGAAAAGCTGAGAGATTCGGGGCATGACATTGCAGGAATAGTAACAACTCCCCCGCGTCCCAAAGGACGGGGTCTTTCACTTATGAAATCCCCGGTGGAACGTTATGCCGAAGAGCATGGAATCTCCCCGGTTTTTACCCCGGAGGATCTCAAAGGCGACGAACTGGCGGAGAATCTGTCGAGATTGCAGGCTGAGCTCTTTATCGTTGTTGCATTCAGGATTTTGCCGAAAAAGATTTTTTCGATTCCTCCGCTGGGCACAATTAACATTCATGCATCACTTCTGCCGCGTTATCGAGGCGCTGCACCGATTCAGCGGGCAATTCAGGCAGGCGAAACAGAAACCGGTGTCACGGTATTCCGAATCGATGTCGGTATCGATACCGGCAATATACTCATGCAAAAAGGTACTCCTATCGACGCAACTGAAACCACACCTCAGCTTTACAAACGTCTGCAGCACCTGGGGGCGTCAGCACTCATCGAATCGGTGGAACAGTTGGAAAAGGGAACGGTCCACTACCGGAAACAGGACCCCGCCAAAGTTTCTCCTGCACCTAAACTGAAAAAGGAAGAAGGTCGGATCGACTGGAATAGACCTGCCCATGAAATTTTTAATATGATCAGGGCGTTTAAGCCCTTTCCGGGAGTGTATACCAGTTTTAATAATAAAAAAATAAATATCGAATGGGCGCTCCCCTCCTCTACTACAACCGCATTTCCCCCGGGAATAATCTGTGCAATATCGCAGGATGGATTTGCCGTTCAGTGCAAGGAAAGTTCCCTGAATATACTCGAACTCAAACCCGAAGGGAAAAAACGGATGAGCGCTCATGCTTTTTTACAGGGAAGAACTCTTACGACGGGACAGAAATTTCAATGA